The Brassica napus cultivar Da-Ae chromosome C1, Da-Ae, whole genome shotgun sequence DNA segment acttcgaATTCATATTTTTGAAGTAGTGAAActctatttttaaattcttttttgaaaagcaaaaaaaattcatataaccGAAGTTATTTTTGTAGATGCTCTaaaactgtatttttttttcaaagattgtctataattttacaaatattgCACTATCGAAGAttgtctataattttttttcccaaTCTGTATAAATAGAACTGATGCGTTCTTTAAGATCCTAGAGGTCCTATTCTCACAAAGTATCACTAGTGTTGATCAGGGTCAGCCCTCAGATTTAGGGGCCTTAGCCAATAAGTTTTGTACGAAGATGTTCTGGTTTGACTAAGgattcattaatgcttctataCCAAGAGGTCTGGGTTTCGAATCCCAGCAAAGGTGAATTATGCAGATTTATGGAGAAAAACGTATAGGAGATCTTCGGCATGGCGCAAAGAGTACTGTCTGGatttcataggacggctcaagATGATGTATTCAGACGTGAATCCTCATAAGGCATGTAGAATTGGCAAGCCTATAGAATCGTCTtttaatatttctcataatttataatagcataattaaccattaacgaaaaaaaagaaagaagatgttCTTGTTCCTGctaatttattacatttttcttttcggtttatcattcaaaatcatAACCACAAACGTATAGTTTTGGGCTAAGTAAGACGTGGCTTAGCCTAAAATCCAGAAAACGCAGCGTTTTATTGGAATCCTACACACGAGCAAAAACCATAACACAATGATGGCGTCTCAGAAATCTCaagcaaaaaaaagaatgaacaGCTTCTTCAGTCCCAGTAGACCAGGCCCGAAGCCATGGCCGAACAGGAAGAAGCAAACCAACAAATCCGCCATCTGTCTCTGCTCCGTCTCTCTACTCGCTGTCCTCTTCCTATCCGTATTCTTCATCACCTACTCCGAGATACCCAAATCCATCTTCTCGATCTCCTCCGCCTTCTCCGGATCCGTCGAATTCCCTCAATGCAGATCCGAGACACTATCACGAACACTCCTAGGGCAGAGGTTTCTCCTGTACGCTCCCCACAGCGGATTCAGCAACCAGCTGTCGGAATTCAAGAACGCTGTCCTGATGGCGATGATTCTGAATCGGACGCTGGTTGTTCCTCCGGTTCTTGATCACCACGCTGTCGCGCTTGGTAGCTGtccgaaatttagggttttgagtCCTAGCGAGGTGCGTGTCTCGGTCTGGAACCATTCCGTTGAGCTGCTTAGGTCTGGAAGGTACGTTTCGATGGGTGATGTTGTAGACATTTCGTCTCTCGTATCATCTTCGGCTGTTCGAGTTATCGACTTCAGGTACTTCGCGTCGCTTCTCTGTGGTGTTGACTTGGAGACTCTGTGTTCTGGTGAGTTAGCTGAACAGTCTCAGGCTTATGAATCGCTGAGACAGTGTGGGTATTTGTTATCTGGTGTTCGCGGTAATGTAGATGGATGTTTGTATGGTGTTGATGATGATTGTAGAACCACGGTTTGGACGTATAGAAACGGAGGTTCTGATGGGAGGTTGGACTCGTTCCAGGCGGATGAGAAgcttaagaagaagaagaagattacttACGTGAGGAGGCGGCGAGATGTGTATAAGGCTCTTGGACGTGGTTCAGAAGCTGAGTCTGCGGCTATTCTTGCGTTTGGGAGTCTCTTCACGGCTCCGTACAAAGGGTCTGAACTGTATATTGATATACACAAGTCTTCTGGCGTTCCGGAGGTGAAGTCTTTGATTGAGAAGGTTGAGTTCCTTCCTTTTGTTCGAGAGGTAATGAGCGCAGGGAAGAGGTTTGCCACGGGAACGATTAAGGCGCCGTTTCTCTGCGCGCAGCTTAGGTTGCTGGATGGGCAGTTCAAGAATCACCAGGAGAGTACGTTTACGGGTTTGAACCAGAAGTTGGAGTCTTTGAGTTTGAAGAATCCTGGTCCGTTTCATGTGTTTGTGATGACGGATCTTCCTGAAAGCAACTGGACTGGAACTTACTTGGGTGATTTGGCTAGGAACTCTACGAATTTCAAGCTCCATTTTCtaagggaagaagatgaagtaATAGTGAGAACAGAAAAGGAGCTTGCTTCCGCTGCTCACGGACAGAAATTTGGGTCGATTCCGATGAGTCTGGACAGTATAAAGAAGATGCAGAAGCATTGTTCTCCTCGTAAAGTATCAAATGTACAACTATACGTAGAGGAAGCTGTTTGTAGCTGTGCTTCACTGGGGTTCGTTGGGACTGCAGGGTCCACTATAGCTGATAGTGTAGAAATGATGAGGAAGTTCAATGCTTGTAGTAGTTGAACTCAGACTGCATTTCTGTTCTGTGATTCTTGTTTCCGGGTTGGATTAGCCAAAGCTTTCAGTGTTGATCTGGAGTGATAGATGCAAGATTTGGTTAAGTTTTGCCTGTCGGATAGAGATAAGATCTGTCATGTGTCTCCACTTTGAGGTTTTGTTgatgaaaatatgttttgttttggtttggttatatAGGAGAGACTGTCGTGTTTCAGTTCTGTAAGTTTTGTTGAGGCTTTTCTGAATGGATTTTGTTTGTAGTTGCACCAAGATTTGTAAACCAATGTTTGTAGAACCGGTTTTGATTACCAAATCAGTGGTTTGGTTGATAAGAAACGTAATCAAATTCATAAAGTTACGTCGACTTGTAAACTGTAGCCAATGAGATGCATCCACGTAAGCAGAATCAACGCATAGCTCCACGTGGACTGATATCATTAAGCGAATTTAATCGGTCGCTTGTTGGGTCCCCCGTCGGTCACATCCACCGCGAACAGTTGGACCGAACTGTATATTTGTGGATCTGCGATCAGATCGTTTTGCATCAACGCGCGACGTAAATCTTATCACCGCCATGGCAGCTCCGTTTTTCTCTACTCCCTTTCAGCCTTATGTCTATCAGGTTATCTTCTGTCTTCTTCTAAGTGTCTGTCTTTGTCGACGAGGCTAGTGTTCAAGGCTCAAGCTAGGCGCACGATCCAAGCTAATCTAGTTTTGTGATAGTCACAATAATTAATAGTGAATTATCAATATTAATCTCTTCAGTTTGTATATGTAAGGTTATCATCTCACAAGTGTGTTATTTGATGCAGAGTCAAGAAGATACAGTTACACCTTTCCAAATTCTGGGTGGTGAAGCACAGGTTGTTCAGGTACCTGGGTCaaacatttgttttgtttttctagtCTGCTCATTTTGCGTTTATGTTCTGTATCCTCAATTCTAACCTTGTTTTTGTTGTCAGATTATGTTAAAACCACAGGAGAAGGTCATTGCTAAGCCTGGTAATTTCCACTCTGTTTTCAAGTTTTTTCAGaatcttctttttctctatttatagCTGAATTGATATGGTGCTGTAGGTTCAATGTGCTACATGTCTGGCTCCATTGGGATGGAGAATACTTATACCCCTGAACAAGAAGTTGGTGTTGTACAGTGGGTTTTAGGCAAGAGTGTTAACAGTGTGCTTCTTCGCAACACCGGCCAAACCGATGGTTTTGTCGGTATCGCTGCACCTTCTTTGGCAAGGATTCTTCCAGTTAATGATCCCCTAGCTTGCCATGATTTTCTTCCGTATTGTTATTACTAACTATGATGCTTACTATACCTTCTTATGTGTTTTGGTTCTTTACTTGAAGATGGATCTGGCAATGTTTGGTGGGGACATCCTTTGCCAGGTAGATCTAGCTCACGAACCgtcaatttattatttgatatatttatgtattctcCGTAGACCAACAATCAATGATGTGAccttttctttcattttatgTAGCCAGATGCATTTCTCTGTTCCGTCCATGATGTGAAAGTGGTAAACTCTGTTTACCAGAGACATAGAGCTAGAAACATTGCTGCGGCTGGCGCTGAGGTAATGAAAACAACACATTGCAACGGCCTTTGACACACTtcattcaaaaattatttacatcTTTCTTAGTTACTTCTTTTAGATGCCACTATGAGAAATTatctatatatacaatatatatatatatatgtatatctggCCTTAACTCACGTGATTGTTGTTGTAGGTGTTTCTGAGACAAAGGCTATCTGGCCAGGGTCTTGCTTTTATTACTGCCGGTGGCTCTGGTATGCGTCCAAGGTTTATCTCATTTTAAGGCCttttacccccccccccccccccaaaaaaaacaaactgatCCTAGTTCACTTGCTTCATAAGTTGTACAGAAAAACCTGGAGGTGGGAGAAGTTCTCACCATTGACGTTTCTTGCATTGCCGCTCTCACTCCCCCCATCAATTTCAGAATCAACTACCATGCTGCACCTGTAAGACGGGCAGTGTTCGGGGTACGTttgcttctttttgttttcccttCCTAGCAAAATGATCTTTACTCACGTCTCTACAACCTTctatattttaccaaaaaggGTGATAACGTAGTAACAGCGACGCTGACGGGACCAGGCATTGTGTTCATCCAAAGCTTACCGTTCCATCGACTCTCCCAGCGAATCGCAAGGTTAAAAGATCAATCTCTCCTCTTGGTTATAAGGAATAACTATTCAAAAATTAGACTCACAAAagagattttttcttttataggtCGGTGACTTCCCCAAACATGAGGGAAAATCCACGATTTTTAGTTCAAATAGGATTATTCTTGTTCCTTGCGTACGTTGTAATTGCATCTTCTTTGATCCTTACCGAAATGTGAAACATAGACTTcctttgcttttctttttttcctgcTAGTGTTGTTGCAGTAGATTGGACATGTAATACATACTTTTAAAAGCTTGTTTAGTGGATGTCTGAAGCAAACAAACCACACGGCATGAAGATTTCAAGAGTTCATCAATCTGACATGAACAAACACGTAGTTACCATTTTTGGAAGTTCCGCAAAACTATGATGGAGGGTAGTTTAACGGGTACACAACACAAACCTGAATTTTATCAGCCAGAAAAACACTCCAAAGATTACATCTTAACAAAATCTTtcgatatttttatattattttaaatataaaggtttttttttgcaaaattgacctaaaactcaaagtaaaacacaaaactaacttttttttttttgaaaattagttttgCCTTATTCACCCCaaaagttcatataattcacgaaaatgccatcaatttttttttttttttcgaaaatgacatttgtACTCTTTCACACTCaccatcttcaagtaattacaagattgccattgtcatcaaaaccccaaccaccatgaacaaccaatttgaagctcttaatgctttcaaaatcgatttacccttcttctttctccattcttatgaactaaacacaacatctctcacactttctctccacattcagctaaaaaaatccaagattttgattctacattttttatggttcatagagtcatataagctaacgattctgggtgggtcactttcgtttgagattctgtgtgcttggagaagccttatgtgtgctatggaagttatctcaccaatttaaggtatgaaatcgagtttttttccagatctgttcgtccagacgacttcccaggtaagtcgtctggctgtagacgacttacctgtaagtcttctggtcaatgcagaggttatttttgcaattgactttgaaatctgttttctgagatgactgaaatataagtcgtctacttttgtttggttacaaaaaaatctccaaagaacctagacgacttacatgtaagtcgtcataggttagttttgcatttgactggattttgtcagaattttgactttcctggacgacttatttttcagtcgtctgttggaaaattgaaatatcaatattttattaaaacccgacgacttacatgtaagtcgtcgtaggttagttttgccattgagaaaaaaacttcaatactTAATTATACCCAGacaacttacaattcagtcgtccgcccgacgacttacatgtaagtcgtccaggattttattccgagattctggtcaaacctcgtaaatcctggacacatgctgatcttgttgcaatggctcaagaagattataacctggacatgaacaCATAGTCTGTGGAGttaacctactcattacaacAGATGACTCCAGACCTttcctcctattcatgttacaagtgatagacaagttcgaaacttgctcgagataactaAAACGCATGAAAtacgtctttgtgtatcaagctttAGCAAGATGAGAACGGTTTCAGAAGAAAGGGATGAAGATGAGGAAAGGGATGAAGCTGATGTGGGGGATGAAGCTGAtgtgggagaagaagatgaggaggGGGATGAAGTTGAGGAGGGGGATGAAGCTAAGGATCATGATGGGGAGGAAGATGCTGAGATCCATGTTGTCGCTGATGCTGAGGATTATAGTGAGTATGGAAAGGTTAAAGAcgaggatgaggaagaagatgatgaaatctGTTTTGAAGATTACAAAGGGGCATATGGTTGTGAAGGAAAATGATCATCTGCAGACAaaatctatgtcaaccagagttttgctaGTAGGGATGCACTGGTTTCAGAATTGCGGTTGACAGCGGTGAGGCGTAGGTTCTCtttcagaatatacaagtcaacgaaaactctctttgtggcaacatgtcgtgttagtggttgtcaatggaaggtcagagcaAGTGTGAAACATGAGACTAAAACGTTTTGGGTAACCAAGTATGTGGAAACTCATACATGTTCCATCACACACAGAATCTCTCAGCGGaaacactgtactccgaagtacaTTGGTCGACTTTTCAtagatcgtgttggaatcattaaTGGGTTGAATCCGCAACATATCAaagatgcaatgaagaacatgtttggcatgacacttgattacaccacttcatacagagcattgTTATATGCGCAAGaaatggtgagaggatcagcggaAGATGGGTATGAGCGACTGCCTTCATATTTGGAGCAAATCAAGGCAGCAAATCCGGGTTCTATCACTgatatagaacttgattctctgaatagatttaagtatccatttctctcttttggagcttctatcagaggttttaagtatcagagaaggttcattgtggtggatgggactcacctaagtgggaagtaTGAGGGTACTATGTTGTTTGCaagatactcagagaatatatatccttgtgttggacaacaagttgaggcacacacatgctttcctccagaagtAAAGCATGGTCCGGGgagacagaagaaatcaagatggcaatcttggttggagctatccaggatgagaggacgcacaccccggaagcaacacatggtttataggtgCTCAATCTGCAAAGAAATTGGCCATAAGCGTCCACAATGTAAGAACTGATGTggaagaccttcaagtaagtcATCCAGAAGACCTTCTGGTTAGTCGTCCAATGACTTAACTAGAATTCTCTCATGTCTTcgaatctatctatctatctgtAGACTCTATGTATTATGAACTTCTCTGTAGACGACCTTCTGGTAAATCGTCCAGACTCCCTTCTGGTTAGTCGTCCAACGACTTAACTAGAATTCTCTCATGTATTcgaatctatctatctatctgtAGACTCTATGTTTTATGAACTTCTCTGTAGACTCTATGTTTTATGAACTTCTCTGTAGATGACCTTCTGGTAAATCGTCTAGAAGACCTTCTGGTTAGTCGTCCAACGAAAGGTTACAAACACTACATTATCCGAAAGGTTACTGCACTACCAAACTAATTTCCTACGGAATTTTAGTTTGGTATGAGGataggttacaaaaaaaaacatcctaTCCTGACTCTGTTAACGTAGCCTAATCTACCATACAACAGTACACAAAAgcatcaagttcaaatacaaataaCACATCCAATATCTATTCATACGTTCCCAGGTTCTCATCATTGTCTTGATTTTCCCATTCATGGCACATATGAAGGTCTTGAActatatccaccgccatcttCTCCCTGATGGTCTTTCCATTTCTAGGACATAACGCTTTGGGAAATTCCATCCCAAGatcatgacattcaatgtacttcaGAGTGAAGGGGCCACAATCACCAGGTCGGCACTGAGGTACTCCAACGGTttgtctctcatatgtgtatggctccaatgTGTATTGAACCTTTTGTTCGTTAGAGAcagcgcactcaacaagcagataagggaccattgTGACAAAGGGCTCCATTACCTCATCGAGTTCTTCAAGGCTAATATGTTTGattgtcccagacgactatgtgcctcttagggatcaaTATCCATATAGCAAACCAATGCTGGTTCTTGAAGTTCACAGGTGCATAGATATCATCCTCATCCACCCCCAAACCTTCTTAGATTGGCAAAAAGAAGGTATCTCGCCTGCATGataattccacgccccaccagggagtcttTTTCCTAAACCGTTGGCATCTCCCTTGTCGCTCTTAAAATCAGGGTAGGAGGCCCTCCACTGCCGAGAAAATATATGATCAAGAAAGCACATtctctcgctcctgaaatgttgtggATGATCTTGGTACTGTTGCCTCGCTAAATTAATAAAAGCATCCATTTGCtgcatataaaacaatacaaGTCAGAAGaactaccagacgacttacgtaTAAGAGTAAGAAaatagcagaagacttacatggtCGGTCAGCCATTCTAAGGGGGTTCGGAGGACCTGATAAAACCGACTTGGACATCTACGTGGTTTTTTTTTCCAGAGGCAGTTTATAAgaactgcaaacacaaaatgtaaataattaatcattttttttcaagaCCTGTTTTATAGGACATTCCAACAGCTTACGGATCTTCTTCCAGCCATTCAGTGAGCTCCTTCGACTTCTTCTTGTCATAGGGTGCAAAAGGATCATAGCCTCGGCCAACctttttgtttggaatgatctGTTTGGTAGTGCTGTTTCCCTTAAAAGGAGTTTGCTGTGTGGGAGCAAGTTTCCTTTCTCGCTCACTTTTTTCACGGAGATTCACCATAGCAGTCTCCTTCTTTGTCTGCCTTCTAGCTTCCTCCAAGAGTAAATCTGAAGCAGTGGGTACTTGTTTGTCCAATATAAGAACGCTAGGTTCATCACTCGGTAAGTCGTCTGCAGGTTTCACAAGACAGAGCTCTGTCGAGGAACTCGGTTCTGTAGTAACACTCGGTTCTTTGGCTTCTTTCTGTCCTGCTTTCGCCCCATTcacactttcactctgcaattTCGAGTTCACAATGTGTTTATAAACTATTAACCAAAGATCAAATTCACACATGAAATAAACTATTAACCAAAGATCAATTTCGAGTTCACAATGTGTTTATAAACTATTAACCAAGGATCAAATTCACACtagaaacaaagcacacatgttcaGAATCAACGCATACAATGGTTCATCAAAGCACACGAGAAACAAAACACATCAGTTCTGACTCTTCCTAACACTTTGCCTAGTGACTCTCTTCTCTGCAATTTTGGGAGAGGTTTTGGTACTAATCCCGGGTTCGTGCATAGGTTTTGTAAGTTGAAGATCATCAGATGAACTCCCTTTTTTGGTGATtcccaccttcttctccacagctccCATCCTATCCCCCAGCAACTTGATCTCCCTAAGGCACGTCCCAAAGCCATCACTCATGGCATCAGATATGTCCTTGAAGGCCCTTTCAATCTGCTCTTTCTTCATCCCAAAGCCATCACTACCCGCTGCAGGTGCCTCAGCAGAAACAAAAGAccctttacgagctttcttcctaGGTCTGCTACTTTCTTCCTTCACAACACTCTCTGACTTCACTGGACTCACTTTCGTCTTCACTGGACTCACTTCTATCTTCACAACCTTGTGAGTACCGGTGACTTGCCAACagtccatggtccacttccatcCAGGATCATTAAACATGACTTTAATTATGTTATCCGCGGCAGGATTCTCTACGTCTCCGTCCCATTCTGGAAACATTTCATCAAGGTCCTTCTGAACAAAGTTGTTCACGTTAATCTGcagtaaataaaagatataaacttaGCTGTTTGACGGATTAACAAAGATGGACGTCTTCCAACAAATAgacttctcagacgacttaaagttaagccgtctggaaagtcttccaacaaaATGACTACCCAaacgacttaaagttaagtcgtctgagtggtctttttgttggaagacttctcagacgacttaactttaagtcgtctgggtagtctttttgttggaagacttttcagacgacttaactttaagtcgtctgagaagtcTTAGGGAGTGAAGTTAATTACCTGTCTGTTGATAGCCGACTTAAAACATCTGCGTCGTCCTTGGCCACCCTTGTAAGCCAGCAACAGTGGAGACAGTCTGTCTGGTACGGGAGACCCATAATTAGTACCCAATTCTGGCATAGCATAGTACGCCCACACCTGGAGGACTGTATAAACCCATCAACAGTGTAACCTGTTTGCGTCAAGTCTTTTGCCTTCAGAGAATTCACCAGCACCTTAAACGacactctcccccatggataattctcaaaattttctaaatccatcactagccttgcaagACTAGCCGGTGTAGCGGTTGAGAACTTTTTCCCTTCAATGTATCCTGCGTAGATGGCAAGGTATCCCagccgcttgcgatcatcccgagaccacTCGTCGCATCTGTAAAATGCTTCTGTTATCTGTTCAATACTTGGCCCAATATCAAGATCAACACCCATCTTCTCCCAGAATGCAGCCATCTCCTTCGTAACCTCACACCTTGGATTTTTCAGGTCCTTGATGTAATCGCAGTTCAGAACAGTGAGGTGTCAAACTCTatcagtgaaaacctcacaggttgTGAAACGACGGGACTCCAGCGCTCAAACTTCTTCTTGATGTCCAGCTGGAAACAGAGAATAAAATGTACCAGCCTTGAAGTCCAACCAAAGCCaatctccttgaacttgatgaacaTTCCCAACTTCGACGCCTTCAGACCCTAATATTCGTCAGCTGTGAGACAATCACATAGAGCTTTAAACAACTTCGTGTCATCAGAATGATATGAAATGCTCCTGATTGCTGCGGGCTCTTCTCCTAATGTAAACATCCTCAGCGGGAGTTCTGGTAAATCCATTTTAAGGCCTGCAAACAATCACAAACAATCACAAACAACCATCTCAAACACATAGGTAGCGCACTATTCTAAATACTATTGAATACttgcagacgacttccaggaagtgagaAGACTACTTGGTTCCATTCCTGAAAGTCTTCTACGAAGTCTTActctctggacgacttacatgtaagtcatccagagagtaagacatcgtagaagacttcctataagtcgtccgagtagTCTTTCAGTAAAAGACTACAACAATCGTCACAACCGACCTCCTACAGATCTCAAAATCTTGTTGCGCATGCATATCTGAATAAATAGAAAAACcatattttaaacaaaagacGAATGACTTATAGTCGGAGAAGATATTGTCGGAGAAGATATGGTCGGAGAAGATGTGGTCCCAAGCGGTTACAGATCTGGAAATCGAAGGGAAAAGAAGAATCAATACTacaatttttagggttttctgGCGGCTAAACACCTTAAGACATGAGAAATAACATACCGGCGGCGGAGTTTGGCAAACGagatttcagatctgaaaaataaggAAGCTGATGGTCAGTTTAAACTACGAAAATACTCTACGGCATGAAGAAGAAACGAGATTCGTTGTAATCGGAGAGATTACCGGCGAAGAGAACGGCGGAACACGATCACAGTAGGGTTTTCGTCTTGtcgccttcgaaatcgcctttggaGAGAAACGGCGCTAGGATTTCGTAAAGTTgtgaaaaagtgaaaaaaatagtttttatatgtccggtaaatgatccggttaggttaaaacgtacattggtaaaattaaaggttcggtacgatgtggacaaCTGAAATATAAATCTTCTGGGTAAAAttattcaccagacgactgaaatataagtcgtccacaccctaaacataacccctaaacttaattatctaattaagcacttcataaaatcaaatcaaacttgaaaagtgattactatacacagaaataaacacatataggtgaaaattaatttttgaaaaaaacatttcagctttccaaaatctaaccctaagaatacatacaatactacaacatatgtttgccaaacccTTAAACCAgagaatatcatgattcactacttccactcatctatcttgaaaacaaatcaattttatcatatcttaatttatatcacttaaaactgtttataattacatgatttttatgtttcactcatcaaaatattttttacaaaatttataaattatttttaagataaactggtactagacgacttacaaaaaagtcgtccagacgacttccaacttctcagacgacttactgaaGCTATACTCGTAAAAatgacttctgttttttttgtttggtcacaaggggttgagctgtaatttcacaaggcttttaggttagttttccatttgattcaagtttgggtatataattggggttaaaatcaagttgtgcgttagttttggcaaattcccttaaatataaactagattttgatccgcgtgcCCGCGCAagtgtatatttaaaaaatatgatgctatttgtttttatgtcactatttagggttggACAACAAACTAGAattcgaagaaccgaaccgatcccaatccgaataaaTAGTATCAAAtccgaacataaattgattaaatatccaaattattcaaaattttggtatttgaagaactgaaacctaatctgatccgaaccgaatttcgtttttgtaattaattatttttggatttaatatatatacaaacatccagaagatatatgatacttttaagttcgtttaaatacttgaaaatatatacaaataatcaaacgtaaatatctaaaatagttaaaatatactcaaaaatccaaaaattcttaaatatttattaattttctatccaaatatttaaaccaaaccaatttatatgttaaattgggtactttgacatatgttattcaaatttatatgtaatatattctattgtttatagatttttaaaaaattaaagcatataataaattttaatttttttaaaataatttaaatttgttatctaaatctgaaccgaatcctcaaagatctgaaccgaacctgAAATCCTAAACAGACccgaaaacgaacccgaacgcccacccctaatgactattatatatcttatatgtgTCATGGTagtttacaaaaatatgtgttatcatataactaatcatattttatacgtaccatcaaataagtaatcttataattaataatattttatacgtacaatcatataacactacaagaaaacatattttttactagggcagtattcgttgtaaattcatcgtaaacggggtgttacgacgaattaacctcgaaagacgtttcgttgttaaacgtccgtagtaacggaggtttcgtcgtaaacgactcgtt contains these protein-coding regions:
- the BNAC01G41760D gene encoding uncharacterized protein BNAC01G41760D gives rise to the protein MAAPFFSTPFQPYVYQSQEDTVTPFQILGGEAQVVQIMLKPQEKVIAKPGSMCYMSGSIGMENTYTPEQEVGVVQWVLGKSVNSVLLRNTGQTDGFVGIAAPSLARILPMDLAMFGGDILCQPDAFLCSVHDVKVVNSVYQRHRARNIAAAGAEVFLRQRLSGQGLAFITAGGSVVQKNLEVGEVLTIDVSCIAALTPPINFRINYHAAPVRRAVFGGDNVVTATLTGPGIVFIQSLPFHRLSQRIARSVTSPNMRENPRFLVQIGLFLFLAYVVIASSLILTEM
- the LOC106373227 gene encoding uncharacterized protein LOC106373227 — its product is MAAFWEKMGVDLDIGPSIEQITEAFYRCDEWSRDDRKRLGYLAIYAGYIEGKKFSTATPASLARLVWAYYAMPELGTNYGSPVPDRLSPLLLAYKGGQGRRRCFKSAINRQINVNNFVQKDLDEMFPEWDGDVENPAADNIIKVMFNDPGWKWTMDCWQVTGTHKVVKIEVSPVKTKVSPVKSESVVKEESSRPRKKARKGSFVSAEAPAAGSDGFGMKKEQIERAFKDISDAMSDGFGTCLREIKLLGDRMGAVEKKVGITKKGSSSDDLQLTKPMHEPGISTKTSPKIAEKRVTRQSSESVNGAKAGQKEAKEPSVTTEPSSSTELCLVKPADDLPSDEPSVLILDKQVPTASDLLLEEARRQTKKETAMVNLREKSERERKLAPTQQTPFKGNSTTKQIIPNKKVGRGYDPFAPYDKKKSKELTEWLEEDP
- the LOC106376179 gene encoding O-fucosyltransferase 30-like, whose amino-acid sequence is MMASQKSQAKKRMNSFFSPSRPGPKPWPNRKKQTNKSAICLCSVSLLAVLFLSVFFITYSEIPKSIFSISSAFSGSVEFPQCRSETLSRTLLGQRFLLYAPHSGFSNQLSEFKNAVLMAMILNRTLVVPPVLDHHAVALGSCPKFRVLSPSEVRVSVWNHSVELLRSGRYVSMGDVVDISSLVSSSAVRVIDFRYFASLLCGVDLETLCSGELAEQSQAYESLRQCGYLLSGVRGNVDGCLYGVDDDCRTTVWTYRNGGSDGRLDSFQADEKLKKKKKITYVRRRRDVYKALGRGSEAESAAILAFGSLFTAPYKGSELYIDIHKSSGVPEVKSLIEKVEFLPFVREVMSAGKRFATGTIKAPFLCAQLRLLDGQFKNHQESTFTGLNQKLESLSLKNPGPFHVFVMTDLPESNWTGTYLGDLARNSTNFKLHFLREEDEVIVRTEKELASAAHGQKFGSIPMSLDSIKKMQKHCSPRKVSNVQLYVEEAVCSCASLGFVGTAGSTIADSVEMMRKFNACSS